In Crinalium epipsammum PCC 9333, the following are encoded in one genomic region:
- a CDS encoding DM13 domain-containing protein, which yields MKLITQTLIFFLTLLTFGCNQETNTNQSATPSQLPLTSKANIIESGNFVKAEVPTEGKMRIVSEGGKQYLEFEQDFKTKSGPDLYVILHRSNQPLISGLKEQDYVTISKLEKISGSQRYPIAANVNLKNFRSVAVWCRQFNATFGYAEFAD from the coding sequence ATGAAACTAATTACACAAACATTAATTTTCTTTTTAACCTTATTAACCTTTGGCTGTAACCAAGAAACCAATACTAATCAATCTGCTACCCCATCTCAACTACCACTTACCTCAAAAGCAAATATTATTGAGTCTGGAAATTTTGTTAAAGCAGAAGTTCCGACTGAAGGAAAAATGCGTATTGTTAGTGAAGGTGGCAAACAATATCTAGAATTTGAGCAAGATTTTAAAACTAAAAGTGGACCAGATTTATATGTAATTTTGCATCGCTCTAATCAACCACTAATTTCTGGTCTTAAAGAGCAAGATTATGTAACTATTAGTAAATTAGAAAAGATAAGTGGCTCTCAACGTTATCCTATTGCAGCAAATGTAAATTTAAAAAACTTTCGCTCTGTTGCAGTTTGGTGTCGCCAATTTAACGCTACTTTTGGCTATGCCGAATTTGCAGATTAA
- a CDS encoding ferritin-like domain-containing protein — protein MKNLFDLFSIKTAIKKQKFPTLFSRISLKIWLNIRKIFSFSKQTLLILPLIAILLFLNPAIPAQNENIPTQNVNKPVETNNKILTPLEVVEYTLKIEKLESDFYHRGIEATKNGDLRELPEEVKDAIAFFSKDEDNHVEGWSNILKNYKRDPDKINIPKDINYKAILGRNPFANPQDFLLAMQLIEDLGVAAYKGQMQSLLAAGISAKAILAAAIEIHSVEARHAAGIRLLREKLMGDKVRPWIENSYEVIYPENRSNTSIPFQSQAFDSYATKEEVLNLLNSILATDKSNYTLNNEQASSEYATPIRALF, from the coding sequence ATGAAAAATTTATTTGATTTATTTTCAATAAAAACAGCCATAAAAAAACAAAAATTCCCTACTTTATTTAGTAGAATTTCGCTAAAAATATGGTTAAATATCAGAAAAATATTTAGCTTTTCTAAACAAACACTATTGATATTGCCATTAATAGCAATATTACTATTTCTTAATCCAGCAATACCTGCTCAAAATGAAAATATACCTACTCAGAACGTAAATAAACCTGTTGAGACTAATAATAAAATCCTGACACCGTTAGAAGTAGTTGAATATACTCTCAAAATAGAAAAATTAGAATCCGATTTTTATCATCGTGGAATTGAAGCAACTAAAAATGGAGATTTGCGAGAACTTCCAGAGGAAGTAAAAGACGCGATCGCATTTTTTTCTAAAGATGAGGATAACCACGTTGAAGGATGGTCAAATATCTTAAAAAACTATAAGCGCGATCCAGATAAAATTAATATCCCCAAAGACATTAATTATAAAGCTATTTTAGGTCGTAACCCCTTCGCTAATCCTCAAGATTTTCTTTTAGCCATGCAGTTAATTGAGGATTTAGGCGTAGCCGCTTATAAAGGGCAAATGCAAAGCTTGTTAGCAGCAGGTATTTCTGCAAAAGCAATTTTAGCTGCTGCCATAGAAATTCACAGTGTAGAAGCACGTCACGCCGCCGGAATCAGATTATTGAGAGAAAAATTAATGGGCGACAAAGTTAGACCTTGGATCGAAAATTCTTATGAAGTAATTTATCCCGAAAATCGTAGTAATACTTCTATTCCCTTTCAATCTCAAGCTTTTGATAGTTACGCTACTAAAGAAGAGGTTTTAAATTTACTTAATTCTATCTTAGCGACAGATAAATCAAATTATACACTAAATAACGAACAAGCATCAAGCGAATACGCCACTCCGATTAGGGCTTTATTTTAA
- a CDS encoding ion transporter, with translation MPIKEKIAFYLEDIETPLGKLINLSITGLVLLSSVIFVIETYPIPDYVRLNLETIDWAILLIFAYEYLLRLWCAPKRIKYILSFYSIIDLIAILPFLTGVVDISFVRIFRWFRILKLIRYIEGKTLFGKISSEDSVIVARILFTLFTIIFVYSGLIYQVEHPVNPNVFATFLDAVYFSVVTMTTVGFGDVTPSSQAGRLMTLLMILTGIALIPWQLGDLIKRLVKNANQVENVCSICSLSSHDVDARFCKICGTKLEKSGEFLNIE, from the coding sequence ATGCCAATAAAAGAAAAAATTGCCTTTTATTTAGAAGACATTGAAACTCCTCTGGGAAAATTAATTAATCTCAGTATTACAGGATTAGTTTTACTTTCTTCCGTAATTTTTGTTATAGAAACATATCCTATTCCCGATTATGTCAGGCTTAATCTGGAAACAATTGATTGGGCTATTTTATTAATATTTGCTTATGAATATTTACTACGCTTATGGTGCGCTCCTAAGAGAATTAAGTATATCTTGAGTTTTTATTCAATTATTGATTTAATTGCAATTCTACCATTCCTCACAGGAGTTGTAGATATTAGTTTTGTGAGAATTTTTAGATGGTTTAGAATTTTAAAATTGATTCGTTATATAGAAGGTAAAACTTTATTTGGTAAAATTAGCTCAGAAGATAGCGTAATTGTTGCGAGAATATTATTTACTTTATTTACAATAATTTTTGTTTACTCCGGCTTAATATATCAAGTTGAGCATCCCGTTAACCCTAACGTTTTCGCGACATTTTTGGATGCTGTTTATTTTTCGGTTGTAACTATGACAACAGTTGGTTTCGGCGATGTTACTCCGAGTTCACAAGCAGGTCGATTAATGACGCTGTTAATGATTTTGACAGGAATTGCTCTCATACCTTGGCAATTAGGTGATTTAATTAAACGGTTAGTAAAAAATGCTAATCAGGTAGAAAATGTTTGTTCTATTTGTAGTTTGTCGTCCCATGATGTGGATGCGCGTTTTTGCAAAATATGTGGTACTAAGTTAGAAAAATCTGGAGAGTTTTTGAATATTGAGTGA
- a CDS encoding L,D-transpeptidase — MKKLHFAKSSLKLILSMLIMGFIAKPEPLLAAIPTVKPNVSRSTNKASKTAKNVKRLEIKISTRKVTLYQGKKAIKSYRVAVGKRGWETPIGKFKVMNMVRNPTWISPFTGAVIPGGTSKNPLGKYWIGFWTNGKNWIGFHGTPSTSSVGKAVSHGCIRMYNKDVQELFKQVKVGTPVTVVK; from the coding sequence ATGAAAAAACTTCATTTTGCAAAATCTTCATTAAAACTAATTTTGTCAATGCTAATAATGGGTTTTATAGCAAAACCTGAACCTTTATTAGCCGCTATTCCAACAGTGAAGCCTAATGTTTCTAGATCTACAAACAAAGCTTCTAAAACAGCAAAAAATGTGAAGCGTTTAGAAATCAAAATTAGTACTCGTAAAGTTACCTTATATCAAGGAAAAAAAGCAATCAAAAGCTATCGTGTCGCAGTAGGAAAACGCGGGTGGGAAACTCCTATTGGCAAATTTAAAGTAATGAATATGGTGCGTAATCCTACTTGGATTAGCCCATTTACAGGTGCAGTTATTCCAGGCGGAACTTCCAAAAATCCACTAGGTAAGTATTGGATTGGTTTTTGGACAAATGGTAAAAATTGGATTGGTTTTCATGGTACGCCTAGCACGAGTTCAGTAGGGAAAGCAGTCTCACATGGTTGTATTAGGATGTACAACAAAGATGTTCAAGAATTGTTTAAGCAGGTAAAAGTTGGAACCCCAGTTACCGTAGTAAAATAG
- the dapB gene encoding 4-hydroxy-tetrahydrodipicolinate reductase, with amino-acid sequence MANQTPIPVVVNGAAGKMGREVIKAVAQAPDLTLVGAVDKNPAHLGKDVGEVAGCGEIEVPIVNDLQGALLMASQEKQLSVMVDFTHPDGVYENVRSAIAYGVRPVVGTTGLSPEKIKDLAEFADKASTGCLIIPNFSIGMVLLQQAAIQASQYFDHVEIIELHHNQKADAPSGTAIQTAQLLAEMGKSFNPPTVTETEKLAGARGSLADEGIRIHSIRLPGLIAHQEVIFGAAGQVYTLRHDTSDRSCYMPGVLLSIRKIIQLQSLVYGLEKIL; translated from the coding sequence ATGGCTAATCAAACTCCTATCCCTGTGGTAGTTAATGGTGCAGCAGGCAAAATGGGGCGAGAGGTGATTAAAGCAGTTGCCCAAGCGCCAGATCTCACCCTCGTAGGTGCTGTAGATAAGAATCCAGCACATTTGGGTAAAGATGTTGGTGAAGTGGCTGGATGTGGTGAGATAGAAGTACCAATTGTCAACGACTTGCAAGGTGCGCTGTTGATGGCATCACAAGAAAAGCAACTCAGTGTAATGGTGGATTTTACCCATCCTGATGGTGTTTATGAGAATGTGCGGAGTGCGATCGCCTACGGTGTCCGCCCTGTAGTTGGCACTACCGGACTTAGCCCAGAGAAAATAAAGGATCTGGCAGAATTTGCCGACAAAGCCAGCACTGGCTGCCTAATTATCCCAAACTTCTCAATTGGGATGGTGCTGTTACAGCAAGCTGCTATCCAAGCATCCCAATACTTTGACCATGTTGAAATTATAGAGTTACATCACAACCAAAAAGCTGATGCCCCTAGTGGTACTGCTATTCAAACGGCTCAACTGCTGGCAGAAATGGGCAAGAGTTTCAACCCACCCACAGTTACAGAAACCGAAAAACTAGCAGGTGCTAGAGGTAGTCTTGCAGATGAAGGCATTCGGATTCACAGTATTCGCTTACCTGGTTTAATTGCTCACCAAGAAGTAATCTTTGGTGCTGCTGGTCAAGTTTACACCCTGCGTCACGATACCTCAGATCGGTCTTGCTATATGCCTGGAGTTCTGCTATCTATCCGCAAAATAATTCAACTTCAATCCTTAGTCTATGGTTTAGAAAAAATCCTCTGA
- a CDS encoding ferritin-like domain-containing protein codes for MNLPIKLLGNRRFASRRSIIKWGVVALGMGMITPIPRALTAKKNQGIKSLIINDDDLGIINFALLLEEIQFTFYTAVSKSNKITDSREISYIKSLLYHQGEHINYLREILGNKAIFKSGDLSFNKAGLAAKVSDRTQILDTAVTLEDLGVHAYNGIATLIKNPTYLLAISSIVSVEARHAAGVRGLLGRSVTEPNRDRAFSKAELLQVLNPFLGRSYDELYTPKQVISIVKSLNILKNPVTGTLIA; via the coding sequence ATGAATTTGCCAATCAAGCTGCTAGGCAATCGCCGTTTTGCCTCGCGTCGTAGCATAATTAAATGGGGGGTAGTAGCTTTGGGCATGGGGATGATTACCCCAATTCCTAGAGCATTGACGGCTAAAAAAAATCAAGGTATTAAATCCTTGATAATTAACGATGATGATTTAGGAATTATTAATTTTGCATTATTATTAGAAGAAATTCAATTTACATTTTATACAGCAGTTAGTAAAAGTAATAAAATTACGGACTCTAGAGAAATAAGTTATATAAAATCATTATTATATCATCAAGGGGAGCATATTAATTATTTGCGAGAAATACTAGGAAATAAAGCGATATTTAAAAGCGGAGATTTAAGCTTTAACAAAGCTGGACTAGCAGCTAAAGTAAGCGATCGCACTCAAATTTTAGATACAGCCGTAACTTTAGAAGACTTAGGAGTTCATGCTTATAATGGTATAGCAACGCTGATTAAGAATCCTACTTACTTATTAGCGATTAGTTCTATAGTTAGTGTTGAAGCACGTCATGCAGCAGGAGTTCGGGGGCTACTAGGACGCAGTGTAACAGAACCAAATCGCGATCGCGCTTTTAGCAAAGCTGAATTGCTACAAGTCCTCAATCCATTTCTAGGGCGTTCTTACGATGAATTATATACACCTAAACAAGTTATTAGTATTGTGAAGTCACTCAATATATTAAAGAATCCGGTTACTGGTACACTGATTGCTTAA
- a CDS encoding DUF427 domain-containing protein, with translation MNRDRIPPSPGQESVWDYPRPPRLEESPKHIQIIFNGVTIVDTHSSQRVLETSHPPVYYIPPEDIQMQYLAIAPQGSFCEWKGMATYYTLTVEEKLAPNVAWSYPNPTPAFAAIKNYIAFYPQIMDACYVNGEKVQPQPGGFYGGWITSDIVGPFKGEPGTWGW, from the coding sequence GTGAATCGCGATCGCATTCCACCAAGTCCAGGTCAAGAATCAGTATGGGATTATCCACGCCCACCGCGTCTGGAAGAGTCACCTAAACACATCCAGATAATTTTCAACGGTGTCACCATTGTTGATACTCACTCATCCCAGCGAGTATTAGAAACTAGCCATCCTCCTGTATATTACATTCCCCCTGAAGATATCCAAATGCAATATTTGGCGATCGCTCCTCAAGGCTCATTTTGCGAGTGGAAAGGCATGGCAACCTACTACACATTGACTGTAGAAGAAAAACTTGCACCCAATGTTGCTTGGTCTTATCCCAACCCCACACCAGCATTTGCAGCTATTAAAAACTACATAGCTTTTTATCCCCAAATAATGGATGCTTGCTATGTGAATGGCGAAAAAGTACAGCCACAACCAGGGGGTTTTTATGGCGGTTGGATTACCAGTGATATTGTTGGACCTTTCAAGGGGGAGCCTGGAACTTGGGGATGGTAA